Proteins encoded by one window of Deltaproteobacteria bacterium:
- a CDS encoding SpoVG family protein, with product MPKNTTPTIPKYDVKTHSIRPEGSCKATASFNVYGDFVVRGIKVME from the coding sequence ATGCCTAAAAACACAACACCAACCATTCCCAAATATGATGTGAAAACTCACTCCATCCGCCCAGAGGGAAGTTGCAAGGCCACCGCTTCGTTCAATGTTTACGGCGATTTTGTCGTGCGGGGCATCAAGGTCATGGAG